The genomic DNA CTGCGTTCACCCTGTCGGCCGGGCTGCTGTTCGGCCCGCTGCTCGGGGTGACCATCGCGGTGGCGGCCAGCACGATCAGCGCCGTCGCGGCACTGTTCCTGGTTCGCGCGGCCGGCCTGCAACTCGGTCGGCTGGTGTCACACCCCAGGGTCGGCATGGTCGACAAGCGGCTACGGGCCCGCGGCTGGGCCACCGTGCTGTCGATGCGGCTGATCCCCGCCGTGCCGTTCTCGGTGCTGAACTACGCCGCAGGTGCGTCGGCGGTGCGCCCGCTCCCCTTCACCCTCGCGTCGTTCGTCGGTCTGCTGCCCGGCACGGCCGCGATCGTGATCCTGGGCGACGCACTGACGGGGAACGTCAGCCCGCTGCTGTTCCTGGTCTCGTCGTGCACGGCCGCGCTGGGAGTCGCGGGACTGTTCTACGAGATCCGGACGCACCGCAGGTCGGAGACCGCAGCCGAGGCGGAGTCGCCGACCCCCGACGCCGAACCCGTCGTCACGACCTGACCGACGCTCCCCTCACGTCCGCGGCGGGCCCTTCGCCGTCATCGTCGCGTACAGGCCGAGGAACCCCGACGCCGCAACGATTCCCGGGCTCCAGTCCCTGGCCTTCACGTGGGCCCCGACGGCCAGCACGAAGTACACGGTCAGCATGAACGTCGTCAGACGCGCCAATCCCGGAAAGCGGTAGACCGACAGCAGCCCGATCGCGGCGGCACTCTTCACGACCGGGATCAGTGGACGCAGTTCGGGCGCGAGGTTGACGTCGTCCAACGCCTTCTCGATGGGCGCGACGGGGATCGCGCACGCGACGGCGTCACCGGCCTGGATGGCGGCCAACACGGCGTAGGTGCGCTTTGCCGTCAGGACGCTCATGACTCGGGTGACCCGTGCCGCGGTGCCTGGGCCGGCTGACGGAAGTCCATGGCCGGGGGCTGGGCCTGCTGCGAGAGCGGTGCGTACTGAGACGGGGCGTCGATGGCGCTGGCGACGGGCTTGCGCGCCTCCGCCTCCGCTCTGGCCACCGCCTCGGCGATCTCCGGGTCGGTCTTGGTGTTGAACCACTCGGCGACCTCGGCCGTATCGTCTTCGGGCTTGGGCAGGTTCTCCTCGACCGGCGACGGCTGATAGCGGAACACGCCGTCCTCGCCGGGCGCTCCGAGCATCTTGGTGAAGCCCTGCAGCGCGGAGCCGAAGTCGCTGGGCACCAGCCAGACCTTGTTCGCCTCGCCCTTGGCCATCAGCGGAAGCGTCTGCAGGTACTGATAGGCCAGCATCTCCGGTGTCGGGCGCCCGGCCTTGATGGCTGCGAACGTCTTCTCGATCGCCTTGGCCTGGCCTTGCGCCTGGAGGTAGGACGCCGCGCGTTCGCCCTGTGCCCGCAGCATCCTGGACTGCCGGTCGGCCTCGGCCGCGAGGATCGCGGCCTGCTTGGCACCCTCGGCCGACAGGATCTGGGCCTGCTTCTGCCCCTCGGCCTGTTTGATCGACGCCTCGCGGTTGCCCTCCGCGGTGAGGATCATCGCGCGCTTCTCGCGGTCGGCGCGCATCTGCTTCTCCATCGAGTCCTGGATCGAGGGAGGCGGGTCGATGCTGCGGAGTTCGACGCGGGCCACGCGCAGTCCCCACCGGCCCGTGGCCTCGTCGAGGACGCCGCGGAGCTGACCGTTGATCTGGTCGCGCGAGGTGAGGGTCTGCTCCAGCGTCATGCCGCCGACGACGTTGCGCAGTGTCGTGGTGGTCAGCTGTTCGACGCCGACGATGTAGTTGCTGATCTGGTACACCGCGGCCTGCGGGCTGGTCACCTGGAAGTAGACGACGGTGTCGATGTTGACGGTCAGGTTGTCCTCGGTGATGACCGGCTGCGGCGGGAAGCTCACCACCCGCTCGCGCAGATCGACCCTGGCGCGGATCTTGTCGACGAACGGCAACAGCAGGGTCAGCTGCCCCGACACCGTCTTGCTGTACCGACCGAGTCGTTCGATCACCGCGGCCTCGGCCTGCGGGATCACCTTGACCGACTTGGCCACGACGACGATGGCGAACAGTACGAGTACGGCAACCAGGACGAGTCCGGCGACAGCACCTTCCATTGCGGTTTCCCCTTACTCAGACGGACTTGAAGACGACTGCGGTGGCGCCGTCGATGCGCACGACGGTGACGTGGTCCCCGGGTTCGTAGACGTCGTCGTCGCTGAGTGGACGCGCCGTCCAGACCTCGCCGTCGAGCTTGACCTGTCCCTCGTGGCGGGCCACCCGGTCGAGCACCAGTGCGCTCTTGCCCTCGAGCGCCTTGGCGAAGTCCGGCAGTCCCGTGCCTGCCGCGAACCTGCGCCGCAGGGCCGGTCGCACCAGGACCAGCAGCAGGATCGACACGACCGCGAAGACGACGCCGTCGACCACGAAGTTGTCGAACAGCAGGCTCGATCCGACTGCGGCCAGGGCGCCGCCGCTGAGCATGAGCAGGAACAGATCGCCGGTGAGGGCCTCCGCCCCGGCCAACCCCACTGCGGCGATCAGCCAGAGCAACCAGACGGGCATGTCGCCAGCGTATCGCGTCGGCGGCCGGTGCGGCCGTCAACTATTACACTGCGGTCATCATGTGGTGTCCCAGTGTTTCCCTCTCCGTGTGGGCCAATGCCTGGCTCGCAGGCGTCGCGGCGCCAGATGACGTTCTTGATGCGCTATCCCTTTGGGCGCCAAGGCATTCGGTGACCGCGTACGACTCGGTTGCCGCCGGCCGGACCGGTCTGCCCTGGCCGGACCTGACCGACGCGGGTGCGGTGTCGATGCTGCAGACGCTGCGCACCGCGGCGGGCCCGACGACGGTTGAACCGGCGTTCCACGTCGTCCTGCCCGTGCCGGGCGACGTCCGTGGGCTGGCACCGGGCACGCAGTTCCAGACCGACGCCATCACCGCGGGCGAGGCCATCGTCGTGACGTCCGCGCGCGGTGACGCGGTCGGGCTGGTACCGGACTTCGTCTACGACGACGACGCGGACTACGACGTGGAGGCCGAGTACGGCGACCCGTTGGCGCTGTCCTGGACCGTCTACTCGCTGCCGACCGCGCCGATCGCCGACTACCACGACCTCGGCCAGGCCGAACTCGACCTGCGGTCGGCGGTGCGTTCCGCCGCCGATGCCCTCGGCACGCTGCGGGCCGGGACCGTCGGCGCGGACGTGGCCGATCCACGCGGCCTCGTCGAGCAGATCCTCGAGTCCGGGAGCGCTCACATGGCACCCGAGCACGCCCCCGCCCGGGCGCTGCGGGTGCTCGAGAACGCTGCGCGTGTCGACGCGATCATCACGGTGAGTTCCGGTCTGATGCCGATCGGCCTGCAGACCACCCACGACATGCAGATCGCCAACGACGCGCTGCGGCCCCTGACCGGGGTGGTGCGCTCGGCGCGCCTGGCAGCGGTGGGCGCGATCCTGCAGTCGGCCTGGCGCGACTAGCCGGGCGGCCGGCCCGCCGAGGCCTCGCCGGGCCTGCGTTGCGACACGCACTGCGGCGTGCACAGCGCGCCGTCGACCGTGCAGCCGTAACCGGGGACGGGTGCCGGGTCGGTCACCCTGAGGGGATCGAGGCCCAGGCGCAGCTCGTCGACCAGATCCACGGCCAGGCGCGCGAATTGCCTGCGCGCGTTGGGCGTGCTGGCCCGCGCGAACGCGATGCCGGCCTCCTCGGCCTGGTCGCGCACCTCGTTGTCGAGGTCCCAGACCACCTCGATGTGGTCGGCGACGAATCCGATGGGACAGACGACGACGGCCTTGGTGCCCGCCTCCTGTAGCGCGGAGAGATGGTCTCCCACATCGGGTTCCAGCCACGGCACCTGAGGCGGGCCGGATCGCGACTGCCACACCTGGTCGTAGGTGGGGAAACCCGCCGCCGCAGCGACCAGGGCCGAGGCGTACGCCACCTGACGGCCGTAGAGGTCGGGGCCGCACAGCGATGCCGCGCGCAGGGGAATCGAGTGGGCGGTGAACACCAGCCGCGCCTCGGCGCGCAGGTCGTCGGGAAGCGTTGCGGCGGCCTCGGAGATCGACTCGGCGAACATCTCGATCAGCAACGGGTGGTCGAAGTACTGGCGCAGCTTCACGAGTTCGGGTGCGCCGTCTCCGGCGGCCGTACGAGCCCGGGCGATGTCCTCCTGGTACTGGGTGCATCCGGAGTAGCCGCCCCACGCGGACGTGGTGAACACTGCCGCGCGCCGGACGCCGTCGTCACGCATCCGCGCGACGGTGTCCTCGACGTAGGGCTCCCAGTTGCGATTGCCGAAGTACACCGGGAGCGTCATGCCGCGGTCGGCCAGTTCGGCCTCGATCTGTTCGATCAGCGCGCGGTTGATGCCGTTGATCGGTGACACGCCACCGAAGTGCAGGTAGTGCTCGGCGACGCCGTCGAGTCGCTCGGGCGGGATGTTGCGTCCGCGGGTCACGTTCTCGAGGAACGGACGAACCTGCTCGGGCCCCTCCGGGCCACCGAACGAGAGCAGGAGCAGCGCGTCGAAGTCCTGCCGGGTACCGCCGCCGAGTTCCATTGCAGCGCGGTATCTACAGCAGCTGCGTGTGTGCGCCACCGTCGGCGTACACGACGGTGCCGGTGGTGGCGGGGAGCCAGTCGGACAGCAGCGCGCACACCGTCTTGGCCACCGGGGTGGGGTCCTTCATGTTCCAGCCGACGGGGGCACGCTGATCCCAGCCCTCTTCGAGCAGTCGCATCTGGTCGCCGGCCTCGGCGCCGAGCGCTCCGCCGACGATCGCGCTCATCGCCAGGGTCCGGATCGGTCCGGCCGCAACGAGGTTCGAGCGGACGCCGAACGGTCCCGCTTCGCGGGCGACGAATCGGTTGACCGATTCGAGCGCACTCTTGGCGACGGTCATCCAGTTGTAGGCGGGCATCGCTCGCGTCGGATCGAAGTCCATGCCGACGATGCTGCCGCCGGAGTTGAGCACCGGCAGTGTCGCCTTCGCCAGCGAGGCATACGAGTACGCCGAGATGTGAATGCCCTTGGCCACGTCCTCGTATGGCGCGTCGAAGAACGGGTTGA from Mycolicibacterium arabiense includes the following:
- the inhA gene encoding NADH-dependent enoyl-ACP reductase InhA, which gives rise to MTGFLEGKRILVTGIITDSSIAFHIAKVAQEAGAELVLTGFDRMKLIQRIADRLPNPAPLLELDVQNSEHLDSLAGRITEVIGEGNKLDGVVHSIGFMPQTGMGVNPFFDAPYEDVAKGIHISAYSYASLAKATLPVLNSGGSIVGMDFDPTRAMPAYNWMTVAKSALESVNRFVAREAGPFGVRSNLVAAGPIRTLAMSAIVGGALGAEAGDQMRLLEEGWDQRAPVGWNMKDPTPVAKTVCALLSDWLPATTGTVVYADGGAHTQLL
- a CDS encoding ferrochelatase, encoding MELGGGTRQDFDALLLLSFGGPEGPEQVRPFLENVTRGRNIPPERLDGVAEHYLHFGGVSPINGINRALIEQIEAELADRGMTLPVYFGNRNWEPYVEDTVARMRDDGVRRAAVFTTSAWGGYSGCTQYQEDIARARTAAGDGAPELVKLRQYFDHPLLIEMFAESISEAAATLPDDLRAEARLVFTAHSIPLRAASLCGPDLYGRQVAYASALVAAAAGFPTYDQVWQSRSGPPQVPWLEPDVGDHLSALQEAGTKAVVVCPIGFVADHIEVVWDLDNEVRDQAEEAGIAFARASTPNARRQFARLAVDLVDELRLGLDPLRVTDPAPVPGYGCTVDGALCTPQCVSQRRPGEASAGRPPG
- a CDS encoding DoxX family protein, producing MSVLTAKRTYAVLAAIQAGDAVACAIPVAPIEKALDDVNLAPELRPLIPVVKSAAAIGLLSVYRFPGLARLTTFMLTVYFVLAVGAHVKARDWSPGIVAASGFLGLYATMTAKGPPRT
- a CDS encoding SPFH domain-containing protein, which codes for MEGAVAGLVLVAVLVLFAIVVVAKSVKVIPQAEAAVIERLGRYSKTVSGQLTLLLPFVDKIRARVDLRERVVSFPPQPVITEDNLTVNIDTVVYFQVTSPQAAVYQISNYIVGVEQLTTTTLRNVVGGMTLEQTLTSRDQINGQLRGVLDEATGRWGLRVARVELRSIDPPPSIQDSMEKQMRADREKRAMILTAEGNREASIKQAEGQKQAQILSAEGAKQAAILAAEADRQSRMLRAQGERAASYLQAQGQAKAIEKTFAAIKAGRPTPEMLAYQYLQTLPLMAKGEANKVWLVPSDFGSALQGFTKMLGAPGEDGVFRYQPSPVEENLPKPEDDTAEVAEWFNTKTDPEIAEAVARAEAEARKPVASAIDAPSQYAPLSQQAQPPAMDFRQPAQAPRHGSPES
- a CDS encoding NfeD family protein codes for the protein MPVWLLWLIAAVGLAGAEALTGDLFLLMLSGGALAAVGSSLLFDNFVVDGVVFAVVSILLLVLVRPALRRRFAAGTGLPDFAKALEGKSALVLDRVARHEGQVKLDGEVWTARPLSDDDVYEPGDHVTVVRIDGATAVVFKSV
- a CDS encoding TVP38/TMEM64 family protein codes for the protein MKSVVSTLRAVRGAIASTATQVPRRKLVAIATAIVILVAIALLVPLPSAVQLRDWATSVGPWFPLAFFAAHVVVTVLPFPRTAFTLSAGLLFGPLLGVTIAVAASTISAVAALFLVRAAGLQLGRLVSHPRVGMVDKRLRARGWATVLSMRLIPAVPFSVLNYAAGASAVRPLPFTLASFVGLLPGTAAIVILGDALTGNVSPLLFLVSSCTAALGVAGLFYEIRTHRRSETAAEAESPTPDAEPVVTT